The genomic segment CGTAGACGTCGGCGAATGCTTTCTTGATCATCGTGTCGGTGCCCGGCAGCCCGATCATGAAGTGCTCCAGGTTCATCCACGAGCCGAGCCCGAAGCCGCGCAGGAGCACCTTTTCGCCGTTTGCCGTGAAGTCCTCGCCGCGTACTTGCAAGAAATCTGTCAAATGATCGTTCATCTTGTACTCTCCTTCTGCTTCCGTTTTTGCTTTTACTATGAAGTGACTAGTTTTTCATCCCTGTCGTCGCGACGCCCTTCGTGAAGAAGCGCTCGCCGGCGAGGAAGACGGCGACCATCGGCGCCGTCGCGAGCACGGTGCCCGCCATCAGCAGGCCGTAGTCAGTCGTATGCTCGGTCTGGAACGCTTTGAGCCCGAGCTGCAGCGTCTTGAGCCCGTCGTCCTGAATGTAGATCAGAGGCGCCAGATAGTCGTTCCACATGAACGTAAAAGTGAAGATCGCCAGCGTCGACACGGCCGCCTTGGAGAGCGGCATGACGATCCGCCAGTAGATGCGCCACTCGCTGAAGCCGTCCACGCGCGCGGCTTCGTTCAATTCGCTGGGCAGCGACAGGAAAAATTGCCGCAGCAAAAAGATGCCGAACGCGCTGAAGAGCTGAACGAGCACGTAGCCGGTATGCGTGTTGTACAAGCCGAGCTTGCTCACGATGGAGAATTGCGGCACCATGATCGAATGCCAGGGCATCATGAGATTGGTCATGAACAGGATGAAGAGGGCATTTTTAAAAGGAACTTTGAGCTTGGCGAACGCGTAAGCCGCCATGGAGCAGATGAGCACCTGCAGCACGGTGATGAGGACCGACAGCTTCAGCGTGTTCAGGAAGTAGCGGCCGAACGG from the Cohnella hashimotonis genome contains:
- a CDS encoding carbohydrate ABC transporter permease, whose protein sequence is MLNALGTKRRDKVFYSLLLLALAVCSIAALFPFLWMISTSLRTDVDLFRNPMNWIPNSLYLNNYKEVWTTIPFGRYFLNTLKLSVLITVLQVLICSMAAYAFAKLKVPFKNALFILFMTNLMMPWHSIMVPQFSIVSKLGLYNTHTGYVLVQLFSAFGIFLLRQFFLSLPSELNEAARVDGFSEWRIYWRIVMPLSKAAVSTLAIFTFTFMWNDYLAPLIYIQDDGLKTLQLGLKAFQTEHTTDYGLLMAGTVLATAPMVAVFLAGERFFTKGVATTGMKN